One window of Cohnella hashimotonis genomic DNA carries:
- a CDS encoding sensor histidine kinase has product MRWNMEGALSMKGGPLKMSMFAKYTGLIVALFIPIGIVFAYANNVANRVIGTEMRASNISQLSFLSSQIDSRINQTMDFVFTFSKDPNVQKFNGLGVWDDQYDRMQTKYMLQEKMELQSGIVTIWPVEFTVYSQVHKEAVTNSSTDAPYDEDYLARNLSGNWIYDDQATAMGEAKAFRWLYTDSFGHQNKLTGSNLVVQASFGRENIQNMLDTYKEGGQGDPLFYYKGRAPIPNRTSSAKLVTEVRSYLDGLSLGETMQQTIRLDGDSYLVSLVKSPLLGGYLVDIAPLDQVLGPISSSRNLFYLSMLLLFLFGTFISVLLYRDVQRPIVKLIGGLKRVQRGDFSARIDAKANGEFTFLFYRFNDMSRQIESLIENVLKERMRAQEATMKQLQAQINPHFLYNCLGYMINMAQMKENDAVVAMGYNLSAYYRYITRMEKETASLAEEIKLIVNYLDIQKLRNGRIHYTIDVPEEMLAQQVPRLMLQPLVENAVIHGVGKSFASGEIRIRGEMSDGLCRIFVDDDGPGMDPERQALLNQRLTGPLEEDMGAGLWNTNQRIVHCFGTRSSLHFTQSELGGVRSEIVWEMPKPAS; this is encoded by the coding sequence ATGCGCTGGAATATGGAAGGCGCCCTTTCGATGAAGGGCGGGCCGCTAAAAATGAGCATGTTCGCCAAGTACACGGGACTCATCGTCGCCCTGTTTATCCCGATCGGCATCGTGTTCGCCTACGCCAACAACGTCGCGAACCGCGTCATCGGCACGGAGATGCGGGCCTCGAACATCAGTCAGCTGTCGTTCCTCTCGAGCCAGATCGACTCGCGGATCAACCAGACGATGGACTTCGTCTTCACGTTTTCCAAGGATCCGAACGTCCAGAAGTTCAACGGGCTCGGCGTTTGGGACGACCAGTACGACCGGATGCAGACGAAGTACATGCTGCAGGAGAAAATGGAGCTGCAATCCGGCATCGTGACGATCTGGCCGGTCGAGTTCACGGTGTACTCGCAGGTGCACAAAGAAGCCGTGACCAACTCTAGCACGGATGCCCCTTACGACGAGGACTATCTGGCGCGCAACCTGTCGGGCAATTGGATCTACGACGACCAAGCGACAGCCATGGGAGAAGCGAAGGCGTTCCGCTGGCTTTACACCGATTCGTTCGGGCACCAGAACAAGCTGACGGGGAGCAATCTGGTCGTGCAGGCCAGCTTCGGCCGGGAGAACATCCAGAACATGCTGGACACGTACAAGGAAGGCGGCCAAGGCGATCCGCTGTTCTACTATAAGGGTCGTGCCCCGATCCCCAACCGTACGTCGTCCGCCAAGCTTGTGACGGAGGTCCGGTCTTACCTGGACGGGCTGAGCCTGGGCGAGACGATGCAGCAGACGATCCGCCTGGACGGAGACAGCTACCTGGTCAGTCTTGTGAAGTCCCCGCTGCTCGGCGGCTATCTCGTGGACATCGCGCCGCTCGACCAGGTTCTGGGGCCAATCTCCTCGAGCCGCAATCTCTTTTACCTGTCGATGCTGCTGCTCTTCCTGTTCGGCACCTTCATCTCCGTACTGCTCTATAGAGACGTGCAGCGTCCCATCGTTAAGCTGATCGGCGGCCTCAAAAGGGTGCAGCGCGGCGACTTCTCGGCGCGCATCGACGCTAAAGCGAACGGCGAGTTCACGTTTTTGTTCTACCGGTTTAACGATATGTCGCGGCAGATCGAGAGCCTGATCGAAAACGTGTTGAAGGAGCGGATGCGCGCGCAGGAGGCGACGATGAAGCAGCTGCAGGCGCAGATTAATCCGCATTTTCTGTACAACTGCCTCGGTTACATGATTAACATGGCGCAGATGAAGGAGAACGATGCCGTCGTCGCGATGGGATACAACCTCAGCGCCTATTACCGATACATCACGCGGATGGAAAAGGAAACGGCAAGCCTCGCGGAGGAAATAAAGCTGATCGTGAACTATCTGGACATTCAAAAGCTGCGCAACGGCCGCATTCACTATACGATCGACGTGCCCGAGGAGATGCTGGCCCAGCAGGTGCCGCGCCTGATGCTGCAGCCCCTCGTCGAAAATGCCGTCATTCACGGCGTCGGCAAATCGTTCGCCTCGGGCGAGATTCGCATCCGCGGGGAAATGTCGGACGGCCTCTGCCGCATCTTCGTCGACGACGACGGACCGGGCATGGACCCGGAGCGCCAAGCGCTGTTGAATCAGAGGCTGACGGGCCCGCTCGAAGAAGACATGGGCGCAGGCTTGTGGAATACGAATCAGCGCATCGTTCACTGCTTCGGCACGCGATCGAGCCTTCACTTTACGCAATCGGAACTTGGCGGCGTCCGCTCGGAGATCGTCTGGGAGATGCCGAAGCCAGCGTCATGA
- a CDS encoding ABC transporter permease, which translates to MEANTSKSAARELKDRKRGYKQPWTLHLMVLPAALLVLIFSYVPMLGNVMAFQDYKARLGFAHSPWVGFKHFHYMFTNDYFVKIIGNTLLFACSKVVLNLVVPFLFALLLNEVRKMGLKRSIQTFVYLPHFLSWVTLSGILIDVLGQTGIVNQLLTSAFGIKPIFFLGDGTWFRVTIIVSDVWKEFGFNTIIFLAALSGINPALYEAAEVDGASRWKQTLNITVPSLLPILIVVATLAMGNVLNANFDQVFNLYSPMIYQQGDIIDTFVYREGLLGGQFSFATAVGFFKSVISLVLIVFSYRLAYKYAGYRIF; encoded by the coding sequence ATGGAAGCAAATACATCCAAGTCCGCGGCTCGCGAGCTCAAGGACAGAAAACGCGGCTACAAGCAGCCTTGGACGCTGCATCTCATGGTGCTGCCGGCCGCCCTGCTCGTGCTTATCTTTTCCTACGTCCCGATGCTGGGAAACGTCATGGCATTCCAGGACTACAAGGCCAGGCTCGGGTTCGCCCACTCGCCGTGGGTCGGGTTCAAGCATTTCCACTATATGTTCACGAACGATTACTTCGTCAAGATCATCGGCAACACGCTGCTGTTCGCCTGCTCGAAGGTCGTTCTGAACCTCGTCGTGCCTTTCCTGTTCGCGCTGCTGCTGAACGAGGTGCGCAAAATGGGGCTCAAGCGTTCGATCCAGACGTTCGTTTATCTGCCTCACTTCCTGTCTTGGGTCACGCTGTCGGGCATCCTGATCGACGTGCTCGGCCAGACCGGCATCGTCAACCAGCTGCTGACGAGCGCTTTTGGCATCAAGCCGATCTTCTTCCTCGGCGACGGCACCTGGTTCCGCGTCACGATCATCGTGAGCGACGTCTGGAAGGAGTTCGGCTTCAACACGATCATCTTCCTCGCGGCGCTGTCCGGCATCAACCCGGCGTTGTACGAGGCGGCCGAGGTCGACGGCGCTTCCCGCTGGAAGCAGACGCTCAACATCACGGTGCCGTCTCTGCTGCCGATCCTCATCGTCGTCGCGACGCTGGCAATGGGCAACGTCCTGAACGCCAACTTCGACCAGGTGTTCAACCTGTACAGCCCGATGATCTACCAGCAAGGCGACATCATCGACACGTTCGTCTACCGCGAAGGCCTCCTGGGCGGACAATTCAGCTTCGCGACGGCCGTCGGCTTCTTTAAGTCGGTGATCAGCCTCGTCCTGATCGTCTTCTCGTACCGGCTCGCCTACAAATACGCAGGATACCGGATTTTCTAG
- a CDS encoding response regulator transcription factor — protein MQMLIVDDEAHWVDNLSMHKPWHTLGIEQVHKAYSAREALQIIHTHPIDIVISDIIMPEMTGVELIGKIRAYDKRIKCIILSGHADFDYAKEAVRNHAVDYLLKPPTDEELFGAVRAAIEQLNAEWERVSSLERTQFALRENLPLLRGQLLLGAIRGERMSAEEWARKLDTYGLPFRDGNCALALVRLEDEFDPYRNNGQHLLEYAITNIAEEIFGEFMEVWSVKEEHGYLAFLLQLKQGATPDRPDLLLENLAMQVQAKVKQYLKGSLSVVITEPFRFPGELAEQYRQASSYFRRIVGDEREFVMKVDPAEQPSSLGALEVLHRPPVLLHLLEAGRWDAAEDKLAAVFAELEDKGSESWEHCMEVGFAISSAFMHLAHRGGKTLAGLLGGEDELAQLGETFASIGKLRKWALAALARLREGTVDDAQDARSHYVQKIQAYVDANLHLDVSLRALADHVNLHPTHLSKIYKLETGEGISDYVAALRMSRACHLLKSTDKKIYEISTEIGYLDPAYFIKVFKRQFDVTPQEYRERH, from the coding sequence ATGCAAATGCTCATCGTAGACGACGAAGCGCACTGGGTCGACAATCTGTCCATGCACAAGCCCTGGCACACGCTCGGCATCGAGCAGGTCCACAAGGCGTATTCCGCGCGCGAGGCGCTCCAGATTATCCACACGCACCCGATCGACATCGTCATCTCGGACATTATTATGCCCGAAATGACCGGCGTGGAGCTCATCGGGAAAATTAGAGCGTACGACAAGCGGATCAAGTGCATCATCCTGTCCGGTCATGCGGACTTCGATTATGCCAAGGAGGCCGTCCGTAACCATGCGGTCGACTACCTGCTCAAGCCGCCGACCGACGAGGAGCTGTTCGGGGCCGTCCGCGCGGCGATCGAACAGCTGAACGCGGAGTGGGAGCGCGTCAGCTCGCTGGAGCGCACGCAGTTCGCCCTGCGCGAGAATTTGCCGCTGCTGCGCGGGCAGCTACTGCTCGGCGCCATTCGGGGCGAGCGCATGTCCGCCGAGGAGTGGGCGCGCAAGCTGGATACGTATGGACTGCCGTTCCGCGACGGGAACTGCGCACTCGCGCTGGTGCGCCTGGAGGACGAGTTCGATCCTTATCGGAACAACGGGCAGCATCTCCTCGAGTATGCGATCACGAATATCGCAGAGGAAATCTTCGGCGAGTTCATGGAGGTATGGAGCGTCAAGGAGGAGCACGGCTACCTGGCGTTTCTCTTGCAATTGAAGCAGGGTGCGACGCCGGACCGGCCGGACCTTCTGCTCGAGAATCTGGCCATGCAGGTGCAGGCCAAGGTCAAACAGTATCTAAAGGGCTCGCTGTCCGTCGTCATCACGGAGCCCTTCCGCTTTCCCGGCGAGCTCGCGGAGCAATACCGTCAGGCGTCTTCGTATTTCCGGCGGATCGTCGGGGACGAGCGCGAGTTCGTCATGAAGGTCGATCCCGCGGAGCAGCCGTCCTCGCTCGGAGCGCTGGAGGTGCTGCACCGGCCGCCGGTCCTCCTCCATCTGCTCGAGGCGGGGAGATGGGATGCCGCCGAGGACAAGCTCGCCGCGGTCTTCGCGGAGCTGGAGGACAAAGGCTCCGAATCCTGGGAACACTGCATGGAGGTCGGCTTCGCGATCTCGTCGGCTTTCATGCATCTGGCGCATCGCGGCGGCAAGACGCTGGCCGGCCTGCTCGGCGGGGAAGACGAGCTGGCGCAGCTCGGGGAGACGTTCGCCTCGATAGGCAAGCTGCGCAAATGGGCGCTCGCGGCGCTCGCCCGACTGCGCGAGGGTACGGTCGACGACGCCCAGGACGCGCGCTCGCATTACGTGCAGAAGATTCAGGCTTACGTGGACGCGAATCTTCACCTCGACGTCTCGCTGCGCGCGCTCGCCGACCACGTCAATCTGCATCCGACGCACCTGTCCAAGATTTACAAGCTGGAGACCGGCGAGGGCATCAGCGACTACGTCGCCGCGCTGCGCATGAGCCGCGCCTGCCACCTGCTCAAGTCGACGGACAAGAAGATCTACGAGATCAGCACGGAGATCGGCTACCTCGACCCCGCGTACTTCATCAAGGTGTTCAAGCGTCAGTTCGACGTCACACCGCAGGAGTACAGGGAGCGTCATTGA
- a CDS encoding ABC transporter substrate-binding protein, protein MAKFKKSWLVPAALSVAMLAGCASNGNGNGNGAASPSGAVSGASATASSEQSVADKAFAAGKYDPPIEISTILMPTTYSNGDTKENNVHDRWMLDTLGLKLSKDTWYPAGSDQYKQQLQLALTSGEKLPDFIMVPTDSVLTNQLIDSGEFMPIDELFDKYATKVWKDHAAQHPELWYPFTKDGKHWNLPIMEYTDNDDTLLWLREDWMEKLNLQAPKTIADLENIMDKFKNQNPDGLAPKDVYPLAISLKNNTNTWMGGLDWLFGAYGTIEEQWNKDADGNLEYGSVNPGAKQALAKLQEWMKKGYIHPDTALWDEGKSAEIWTKGNAGVLPGANWVPDWPAPDLLKNVAGAKYKAYPVPAGPDGKIGTKWQNSGVNSSFMINKNAAHPEAILLYYNYMLDNLANPPAGSPYEHGFAKGYDWDIVDGQPTSDAAKIKNYNDKFPFITGPARIPDLYMKTLVKLADGGKPETPYEKQQAESRKPENWYAAKVVMSQIDVRRQNYFTGAATPTMISKWNLLRQSELETFNKIIYGKLPIDAFDTFVTSWKANGGDQVTKEVNDWFKSVSQ, encoded by the coding sequence ATGGCTAAATTCAAGAAGTCCTGGCTCGTTCCCGCGGCCCTGTCGGTCGCCATGCTGGCCGGTTGCGCGAGCAACGGGAACGGCAACGGCAACGGTGCGGCAAGCCCGTCCGGCGCGGTATCGGGCGCCAGCGCAACCGCATCGTCCGAGCAATCCGTAGCGGACAAGGCTTTTGCGGCAGGCAAGTACGATCCGCCGATCGAGATCAGCACGATCCTTATGCCGACGACGTACTCGAACGGCGACACCAAAGAGAACAACGTTCACGACCGCTGGATGCTCGACACGCTCGGCCTCAAGTTGAGCAAGGATACGTGGTATCCGGCAGGCAGCGACCAATACAAGCAGCAACTGCAGCTCGCCCTGACTTCCGGCGAAAAGCTGCCCGACTTCATCATGGTGCCGACCGACTCGGTGCTGACCAACCAACTGATCGACTCCGGCGAGTTCATGCCGATCGACGAGCTTTTCGACAAGTACGCCACTAAGGTTTGGAAAGACCACGCCGCTCAGCATCCGGAGCTGTGGTATCCGTTCACCAAGGACGGCAAGCATTGGAACCTGCCGATCATGGAGTACACGGACAACGACGACACGTTGCTCTGGCTCCGCGAGGACTGGATGGAGAAGCTTAACCTCCAGGCACCGAAGACGATCGCGGATCTCGAGAACATCATGGACAAGTTCAAGAACCAGAATCCCGACGGCTTGGCGCCGAAGGACGTCTACCCGCTCGCCATCTCGCTCAAGAACAACACGAACACGTGGATGGGCGGCCTCGACTGGCTGTTCGGCGCGTACGGCACGATCGAAGAGCAGTGGAACAAGGACGCCGACGGCAACCTCGAGTACGGCTCCGTGAACCCGGGCGCGAAGCAAGCGCTGGCGAAGCTGCAGGAGTGGATGAAGAAGGGCTACATTCACCCGGATACCGCGCTGTGGGACGAAGGCAAGTCCGCCGAGATCTGGACGAAGGGCAACGCCGGCGTGCTGCCGGGCGCGAACTGGGTGCCGGACTGGCCGGCGCCGGACCTGCTCAAGAACGTGGCAGGCGCGAAGTACAAGGCTTATCCGGTACCTGCAGGTCCGGACGGCAAGATTGGCACCAAGTGGCAGAATTCCGGCGTCAACAGCAGCTTCATGATCAACAAGAACGCCGCGCATCCGGAAGCGATCCTGCTGTACTACAACTACATGCTGGACAATCTGGCCAACCCGCCTGCAGGCAGCCCGTACGAGCACGGCTTCGCCAAAGGCTACGACTGGGATATCGTCGACGGCCAGCCGACGAGCGACGCGGCCAAGATCAAGAACTACAACGACAAGTTCCCGTTCATCACCGGCCCGGCGCGCATCCCGGACCTGTACATGAAGACCCTCGTCAAGCTCGCCGACGGCGGCAAGCCGGAGACGCCTTACGAGAAGCAGCAAGCCGAGTCCCGCAAGCCGGAAAACTGGTACGCAGCGAAGGTCGTCATGTCGCAGATCGACGTCCGCAGGCAGAACTACTTCACCGGCGCCGCGACGCCGACCATGATCTCCAAGTGGAACCTCCTGCGTCAATCCGAGCTCGAGACGTTTAACAAGATCATCTACGGCAAGCTGCCGATCGACGCGTTCGACACCTTCGTCACGAGCTGGAAGGCGAACGGCGGCGATCAAGTCACCAAGGAAGTCAACGATTGGTTCAAGTCGGTATCGCAATAA